One window of the Megalops cyprinoides isolate fMegCyp1 chromosome 2, fMegCyp1.pri, whole genome shotgun sequence genome contains the following:
- the LOC118796057 gene encoding sialic acid-binding Ig-like lectin 14, whose protein sequence is MPQHITALSGSCVLIPCKFKIPEDESLSKPANGVWIKHAAQFATEGTVVFNSSNTKNKLGGEILGDLIQKNCTSVLDNIPQSFTDKYFFRIETGRFRVTFPNSPVNINVKDSPQKPKMTGITEVLENTPVNLTCTAAAPCHTHPPVLTWTPQLGDHLDQLCENADETKSVSSVLTFSASHLHHGKTITCTAVYPLQEKTSSKSVEETRTLSVLFSPKNTTASVGPSDSVKKGDSVTLYCSSEASPPVKSFTWFRDPEKPSVVKVIGGALGAIGMLLLTILLLFLWRLCCSRYFNACM, encoded by the exons ATGCCTCAGCACATAACAGCACTTAGTGGCTCCTGTGTGCTGATTCCATGCAAATTCAAGATCCCTGAAGATGAAAGCCTGAGTAAACCAGCCAATGGAGTGTGGATTAAACATGCAGCACAATTCGCGACTGAAGGCACTGTTGTGTTTAACAGCAGCAACACTAAGAACAAACTTGGAGGGGAGATACTTGGAGATTTGATTCAGAAAAACTGTACTTCAGTGCTGGACAACATACCACAAAGCTTTACAGATAAATACTTCTTCAGAATTGAGACTGGACGTTTCCGTGTAACATTTCCAAACTCACCAGTCAACATTAATGTCAAAG ATTCTCCACAGAAACCCAAGATGACCGGAATAACAGAAGTGCTGGAAAATACTCCGGTGAATCTGacctgcactgctgcagccccctgtcacacacacccccctgtCCTGACATGGACCCCCCAGCTTGGGGACCACCTGGATCAgctgtgtgaaaatgcagaCGAAACCAAATCTGTTTCATCTGTCCTGACCTTCAGTGCTTCCCACCTCCATCACGGGAAGACCATCACCTGCACTGCAGTATACCCACTGCAAGAGAAGACCAGCAGTAAGAGTGTGGAGGAGACTAGGACTCTCAGTGTTCTGT TCTCTCCAAAGAACACAACAGCCTCAGTTGGTCCATCTGATTCAGTGAAAAAGGGCGACTCTGTGACCCTCTACTGCAGCAGCGAGGCCAGCCCTCCAGTGAAGAGTTTCACCTGGTTTAGAG ACCCAGAGAAGCCATCTGTCGTCAAAGTGATTGGAGGAGCCCTAGGAGCCATAGGCATGCTGTTGCTAACcatcctgctgctgtttctctggaGGTTATGTTGTTCCAGATATTTCAATGCCTGCATGTAA
- the LOC118796067 gene encoding serine/threonine-protein kinase pim-3-like, which produces MHSTQRRGRKRAREQSYGEAGSGIKEERERPSVRCRRSHDEEDDVERKRQVSSRLANPVEGPSTPSAQSSRIPSRGQRGTKSTAREERTLGRTGQAGQQVEQPVKTEENEKGQLQSPQKQGRKRSLRSHGEGGIINSEREKPSLKRRRSGEEEEDTAERKKQGTSLSANHGPGPSHSSAHCKASFTSLYTVGKLLGEGGCGSVYAGTRKADGKQVAIKYVTSSFSKRHLTIPGESQSLPLEVALMELVCRPPACSHVIQLLDWFEEPEYVILVLELPSPCLDVSTFTKQLGGYMEESLAQVIMRQVVQAALHCRERGVLHRDIKSRNLLIQTDDFHVKLIDFGCGDLLKEDPYRQFAGTRPFRPPEWVRDGEYHGRPATIWSLGVLLYVLVCGAHPFRREEDIIASDLQFKPGLSTDCRNLIRWCLQKDPSKRPVLEQILQHDWMRF; this is translated from the exons ATGCACAGCactcagaggagaggaaggaagagagcgagagaacAGTCCTATGGAGAGGCAGGGAGTGGTATtaaggaagagagggaaaggccAAGTGTAAGGTGTAGGAGAAGTCATGATGAGGAGGATGATGTAGAAAGGAAGAGGCAGGTCTCCTCCCGTTTGGCCAACCCTGTCGAAGGCCCTTCCACTCCCTCTGCCCAAAGCAGCAGGATCCCCAGCAGAG GTCAGAGAGGAACAAAGAGTACTGCCAGGGAGGAAAGAACATTAGGCAGAACTGGACAGGCAGGGCAGCAAGTTGAACAGCCCGTTAAGACCgaggaaaatgagaaaggaCAACTGCAGAGCCCTCAGAAGCAAGGCAGGAAGAGATCCCTTCGGTCACACGGAGAGGGCGGAATTATCAACTCGGAGAGGGAAAAGCCCTCTCTCAAGCGCAGGAGGagtggtgaggaggaggaggatacagcagagaggaagaagcagGGCACCTCTCTTTCAGCCAACCATGGCCcaggcccctcccactcctctgCCCACTGCAAAG CCAGCTTCACCTCCCTTTATACTGTGGGAAAGTTGCTGGGAGAAGGAGGGTGTGGTTCTGTATATGCAGGGACCCGCAAAGCTGATGGGAAACAG GTGGCCATCAAATACGTGACTTCAAGCTTTTCGAAGAGACATCTGACAATT CCTGGAGAGTCCCAGTCCCTCCCCCTGGAGGTGGCCCTGATGGAGCTGGTGTGCCGCCCTCCTGCCTGCTCCCATGTTATCCAGCTGCTGGACTGGTTTGAGGAGCCAGAGTACGTGATTCTGGTGCTGGAGCTGCCATCCCCCTGCCTGGACGTGTCCACGTTCACCAAGCAGCTGGGGGGCTACATGGAGGAGAGCCTGGCCCAGGTCATCATGCGGCAGGTGGTGCAGGCAGCGTTGCACTGCCGTGAGAGGGGTGTCCTGCACAGGGACATTAAGTCAAGGAACCTCCTCATCCAGACCGATGATTTCCACGTGAAACTCATCGATTTTGGATGTGGAGATCTCCTTAAAGAAGACCCCTACAGACAGTTTGCAG GAACGAGGCCGTTCCGCCCTCCTGAGTGGGTGAGGGATGGGGAGTACCATGGGCGCCCTGCTACCATCTGGTCCCTGGGGGTACTCCTGTACGTCCTGGTGTGTGGTGCTCACCCATTCAGACGAGAGGAGGACATCATTGCTTCAGATCTGCAATTTAAACCAGGACTGTCCACAG ATTGCAGGAATCTGATCCGGTGGTGCCTTCAGAAGGATCCCAGCAAACGGCCAGTCCTGGAGCAGATACTCCAGCATGACTGGATGAGGTTTTAG